A section of the Zygosaccharomyces rouxii strain CBS732 chromosome B complete sequence genome encodes:
- the MAM3 gene encoding Mam3p (similar to uniprot|Q12296 Saccharomyces cerevisiae YOL060C), which translates to MSRSRQSVLPVAFLASIIPRIHTLPLVYRATTGGGNAHQPQEPNYGDRTTYMIISSFLVLLGGVFAGLTLGLMGQDEVYLKVISTSGSPKERKLATKVLSLISRGKHWLLVTLLLSNVITNETLPIVLDRCLGGGWQAVVSSTVLIVIFGEIIPQSVCVKYGLEIGAFFTPFVQVLMYVMLPVAYPVAVLLDNILGEDHGTMYKKSGLKTLVTLHRTMGVERLTHDEVTIISAVLDLKEKEVQEIMTPIENVFTMSADRILDERTVQEIFDSGFSRIPICLPNEPTNFIGMLLVRVLISYDPEDALPVSHFPLATLPETAPTTSCLNILNYFQEGKSHMCVVSRDLGSSTGAIGVLTLEDVIEELIGEEIVDESDVFVDIHQRTIREQPGPLSKRHITSYLHRLYTNSSKRPSSDFQDGESQALLNHAGSIPNSLPHSPTHSYTEGTPHNLHHSSPPQGSNEAGQGPLVLPSNPAANPLDVNKPFVTIKRPNPTLTARSPSTYGTSRRAKPLGKENSDSNSQHEAQQLPEEEETGNDASASESDNSNGNDPIDHHVKASNKAREFTQKTGAPIQVTTSLGPKKEKVYPQFSNINVHEKPDNTLLSSSYQSTKHGIVESIITVKGVPKTIIEPAKNWDEAPRTSEELESLSREGLEARTTNNNDGNHTNGNKSSKKSHSKNKQSSKGKSGKKKSNRKR; encoded by the coding sequence ATGTCGAGATCTCGTCAATCGGTTTTACCAGTAGCCTTCCTGGCTTCTATTATCCCACGAATACACACTTTGCCTTTAGTCTACAGGGCAACTAccggtggtggtaatgcTCACCAACCACAGGAACCTAATTATGGGGATCGAACCACTTATATGATCATTTCCTCATTTTTAGTATTGTTGGGAGGTGTGTTTGCAGGTCTTACCTTGGGACTTATGGGTCAAGACGAAGTTTATTTGAAAGTTATAAGTACTTCTGGTTCACCAAAGGAGCGAAAATTAGCCACTAAAGTTCTGTCATTAATCTCCCGTGGTAAGCATTGGTTATTAGTTACGCTGTTGCTTTCTAATGTGATTACGAATGAAACCCTGCCGATTGTGCTTGACCGTTGTCTAGGCGGTGGTTGGCAAGCAGTCGTATCTTCTACAGTTCTCATTGTTatatttggtgaaattatACCTCAAAGTGTATGTGTGAAATATGGTTTAGAAATTGGTGCATTTTTCACTCCATTTGTTCAAGTTCTCATGTATGTCATGTTGCCAGTTGCATACCCTGTAGCGGTTCTTTTGGATAATATCCTAGGTGAAGATCATGGTACTATGTATAAGAAGTCAGGCCTTAAGACTTTGGTTACATTACATCGTACTATGGGTGTGGAAAGATTGACTCACGACGAAGTTACCATCATATCCGCAGTGctggatttgaaagaaaaggaagtACAGGAAATCATGACcccaattgaaaatgtgTTCACCATGAGTGCGGATCGCATACTTGATGAAAGAACTGTTCaagaaatatttgattCTGGATTCTCACGTATACCGATCTGTTTACCCAATGAACCGACAAATTTCATTGGGATGCTTTTAGTCAGAGTTTTGATTTCTTATGACCCTGAAGATGCACTTCCGGTTTCCCATTTCCCGCTAGCGACGTTACCAGAGACTGCCCCCACTACGTCATGTCTTAACATTTTAAATTATTTCCAAGAGGGTAAATCTCACATGTGCGTTGTGAGCAGAGATCTGGGGTCATCTACTGGTGCCATTGGTGTTTTAACGTTAGAAGATgttattgaagaattaattgGCGAAGAGATTGTTGATGAATCTGACGTGTTTGTAGATATCCACCAACGTACTATACGTGAACAACCAGGTCCATTGAGCAAACGCCACATTACATCCTATTTGCATCGTCTTTACACCAATTCTAGTAAAAGACCCTCCAGCGATTTTCAAGATGGTGAATCTCAAGCTCTGCTTAACCATGCAGGTTCCATTCCCAACTCACTACCTCATTCGCCAACTCACTCTTACACAGAAGGTACTCCGCATAATTTACACCACTCTTCCCCACCTCAAGGTAGTAATGAAGCGGGCCAGGGACCTTTGGTACTACCTTCTAACCCTGCTGCAAATCCATTGGATGTCAATAAACCTTTTGTTACTATCAAGAGGCCTAATCCAACTTTAACCGCTAGATCTCCGTCAACGTACGGTACCTCTAGACGAGCAAAACCACTTGGCAAGGAAAACAGTGATTCAAATAGTCAACACGAAGCTCAACAGCtaccagaagaagaagaaactggTAACGATGCATCTGCTTCTGAATCAGACAATTCCAATGGAAAtgatccaattgatcatcatGTGAAAGCATCCAACAAGGCAAGAGAGTTTACCCAGAAGACAGGCGCTCCAATTCAAGTCACAACAAGTTTGGGACctaagaaggaaaaagtCTATCCCCAATTTAGCAACATTAACGTTCATGAGAAACCTGATAACACTTTACTATCATCCTCGTATCAATCCACTAAACACGGTATAGTGGAGTCAATAATTACAGTTAAAGGTGTTCCTAAAACAATTATTGAACCGGCAAAGAACTGGGATGAAGCTCCGAGAACCAGTGAGGAGTTAGAATCACTATCTAGAGAGGGACTCGAGGCAAGGactactaataataatgacgGAAACCACACCAACGGTAATAAAAGTTCTAAGAAATCACATTCCAAGAACAAACAGAGTAGTAAAGGAAAAagtggtaagaagaaatctaaCAGAAAACGTTGA
- the RTK1 gene encoding putative serine/threonine protein kinase RTK1 (similar to uniprot|Q12100 Saccharomyces cerevisiae YDL025C Protein of unknown function potentially phosphorylated by Cdc28p): protein MPQGSEVDRVSTPEAGHDLQSSASNSSLFARRKLGKGFYKLFGNSSRGADDSSISPHRSGSPASPSSNPATPRSPLANSSSGYFAPTPRKTTSLSSTTRGGGCSSTENNENSTPRSSSPPVQVRNDGTIATTSNPFSRHLHNPRNYTDQLSPSSDEFSHMHPVEILQKQIEDHQELSRSRNNSSTSIDRLATAKSSNSTHDLHPKKSLKLKRFFKKIQGEPAHRKPLQVTQQQQQQQAVAREIHGIYVRTDQSDSRNKAIFQTENAHELIDKYGMPGKQLGEGASGSVSVVERTDGKKFAVKMFRVRESASQHSQASYSKKVTAEFCVGSTLHQQNIIETLDMLQEGKTFLVVMEFAPFDFFTLVMSDLMSRHEVECYFRQICNGVAYLHTMGLAHRDLKLDNCVVNDKGILKLIDFGSAVVFKYPFEHDVVPARGIVGSDPYLAPELLQESTYDPRPADIWSIAIMYYCMVLRRFPWKAPRQNYNSFKMFCEQPEHEKDPARGPYKILKLLPHASRNLIGSMLVLDPKKRILMDAVLQDKWLQDIEVCEVDPRGTLIKSPETHEHHLITEDELNDLNKIREMKARAKKEEQVRQGGGEVHHHHHHHHHHHHQDQDKKGHDNHHHHHHHENAEDRTLGNSQPKDDLTTQEQPENRAEQGTKKVLDEKQPELTAGPGQVPQVVKTSAGTVE, encoded by the coding sequence ATGCCACAAGGTTCTGAGGTCGATAGAGTATCAACGCCAGAGGCAGGACACGATTTACAGTCATCTGCATCGAATTCATCCCTTTTCGCCCGTAGGAAATTGGGTAAAGGGTTCTATAAGCTGTTTGGTAATTCTAGCAGAGGTGCCGATGACTCTAGTATATCACCTCATAGGTCTGGTTCACCAGCTTCACCTTCGAGCAATCCGGCAACTCCCAGGAGTCCACTAGCAAATTCGAGCAGCGGTTATTTTGCACCTACACCACGGAAAACTACGAGTCTTTCTTCTACAACTCGTGGCGGTGGTTGTAGTAGTActgaaaataatgaaaatagtACTCCTAGAAGCAGTTCTCCACCAGTACAAGTGAGAAATGATGGTACTATAGCTACTACATCGAATCCATTTAGTCGTCATTTACACAATCCTCGAAATTACACCGATCAGCTCTCCCCTTCGTCAGACGAATTTTCTCACATGCATCCAGTGGAGATTTTACAGAAGCAGATCGAGGATCACCAAGAACTTAGCCGAAGCAGAAATAATAGTTCGACTAGCATTGACAGGTTGGCTACAGcaaaaagttcaaattcTACTCATGATTTACATCCGAAGAAGtctttaaaattaaagaGATTTTTCAAGAAGATTCAAGGTGAACCAGCTCATCGAAAACCACTTCAAGTTACtcagcaacaacaacagcagcaggCTGTTGCTAGGGAAATCCACGGGATTTACGTTAGGACAGATCAAAGTGATTCTCGTAATAAAGCTATATTCCAGACAGAAAATGCGCATGAACTTATTGATAAATACGGTATGCCTGGCAAACAATTAGGTGAAGGTGCGTCAGGTTCAGTTTCAGTAGTGGAAAGGACagatggtaaaaaattTGCTGTTAAAATGTTTAGAGTACGTGAAAGTGCATCTCAGCATTCACAGGCATCATACTCTAAAAAGGTTACCGCTGAATTTTGTGTCGGATCTACTTTACATCAACAGAATATCATTGAAACTTTAGATATGTTGCAAGAGGGGAAAACCTTCCTTGTGGTAATGGAATTTGCGCCATTCGATTTCTTCACTTTGGTTATGAGCGATTTAATGAGTCGACATGAAGTAGAATGTTATTTCAGACAAATCTGTAATGGTGTGGCCTATTTACATACAATGGGGTTGGCACATCGcgatttgaaattggataacTGTGTGGTGAATGATAAAggtattttgaaattaatcGATTTCGGTAGTGCGGTTGTGTTTAAATATCCATTCGAACATGATGTAGTACCCGCTCGTGGGATCGTGGGTTCAGATCCATACTTAGCACCTGAATTACTGCAAGAATCTACTTATGATCCAAGACCTGCAGATATATGGTCCATCGCAATCATGTATTACTGCATGGTTTTAAGAAGATTCCCCTGGAAGGCTCCCCGTCAAAATTACAATTCGTTTAAGATGTTCTGTGAGCAACCTGAACATGAAAAGGATCCAGCAAGGGGTCCATATAAAATATTAAAACTTCTACCACATGCATCTCGTAATTTAATTGGTTCAATGTTAGTATTGGATCCGAAGAAACGTATTCTCATGGATGCCGTGTTGCAGGACAAGTGGCTACAAGATATCGAAGTATGTGAAGTAGATCCTCGTGGTACTTTAATTAAATCACCAGAAACTCATGAACATCATTTGATCACggaagatgaattgaatgatCTCAACAAAATAAGGGAAATGAAAGCTAGGGCTAAGAAAGAGGAGCAAGTGCGTCAAGGAGGTGGGGAGGTacatcatcaccaccaccaccatcatcaccaccatcatcaagatcaagacAAGAAAGGACATGATaatcaccatcatcaccatcaccatgAAAATGCTGAAGATCGTACATTGGGTAATTCCCAACCAAAGGACGACCTTACCACTCAAGAGCAACCCGAAAACCGTGCTGAACAGGGGACAAAGAAGGTATTAGATGAAAAGCAGCCAGAGCTTACAGCGGGCCCGGGACAAGTGCCGCAGGTCGTCAAGACGTCAGCAGGGACTGTCGAATAA
- the PRS5 gene encoding ribose phosphate diphosphokinase subunit PRS5 (similar to uniprot|Q12265 Saccharomyces cerevisiae YOL061W PRS5 5-phospho-ribosyl-1(alpha)-pyrophosphate synthetase involved in nucleotide histidine and tryptophan biosynthesis one of a five related enzymes which are active as heteromultimeric complexes) produces MGEIVIFGGDSHPELVKMICDNLAIHSSKVQMGKFSNGETSVSVRESVREKDVYVIQSGCGHVNDTFMELLILISACKTASASRVTAVMPYFCYSRQPDIPYTNKGAPLISRTSEERSDEFNKSLSTGLTTRKPGAESPFEGPESSIRSDGGRSEDSKPSSSSSNSTSNSDGIKKSVSFSRIPVIADGKDAGSTKADAGELFNAQNAGYKLWVAQAGTLIANLLTTAGADHVITMDLHDPQFQGFFDISVDNLYCKPLAQKHIQFGIPNYKEAVIVSPDAGGAKRATSIADALKLSFALIHKERRSQLLKGPPGATLSSGGTFSTNPKPLVSHLHSADMHPSNSASKYVQTTMLVGDVRNKVCIIVDDLVDTSYTITRAAKLLKDQGASKVYALITHGIFSGDALSRIRQSAIDKLIVSNTVPQHETVAYLGKDKVDVMDVSRIFAEAIRRVHNGESISMLFEHGW; encoded by the coding sequence ATGGGTGAAATAGTTATATTCGGTGGGGATTCCCACCCAGAATTGGTCAAGATGATTTGTGATAACCTAGCGATCCACAGCTCTAAAGTACAAATGggtaaattttctaatggTGAGACTAGTGTTAGTGTTCGTGAATCTGTACGTGAAAAAGATGTTTATGTGATTCAGAGTGGATGTGGCCATGTAAATGACACTTTTATGGAACTGTTGATTTTAATCAGTGCTTGCAAGACCGCTAGTGCATCTCGTGTCACTGCAGTGATGCCCTATTTCTGTTATTCAAGACAACCTGATATACCCTACACTAACAAGGGTGCGCCATTAATTTCAAGAACTAGTGAAGAACGttctgatgaatttaataaGTCTTTGTCTACCGGGCTGACTACTAGGAAACCAGGTGCTGAGAGTCCATTCGAAGGTCCTGAAAGTTCGATACGATCTGATGGTGGAAGATCTGAGGATTCCAAACCgtcatcgtcttcttctaaCTCTACCTCGAATTCTGATGGTATTAAGAAATCCGTCTCATTTTCACGTATTCCAGTAATCGCAGATGGTAAGGACGCAGGTTCTACAAAGGCAGACGCAGGCGAATTGTTTAACGCTCAAAATGCAGGTTATAAACTATGGGTGGCTCAAGCGGGTACTCTGATTGCTAATCTTTTGACTACCGCTGGTGCTGACCATGTAATCACCATGGATTTACACGATCCTCAGTTCCAAGGATTCTTCGATATATCGGTGGATAACTTATACTGTAAACCACTGGCTCAAAAGCATATCCAATTTGGTATCCCCAATTACAAAGAAGCTGTGATTGTTTCCCCCGATGCAGGTGGTGCCAAAAGAGCTACCTCTATTGCAGATGCattaaaattatcatttgCCCTAATTCATAAGGAAAGAAGGTCACAATTACTAAAAGGCCCACCAGGTGCTACTCTATCTTCAGGAGGCACTTTTTCCACAAATCCCAAGCCACTAGTATCCCATCTGCATTCTGCGGACATGCATCCATCTAATTCAGCTTCCAAATATGTGCAAACAACTATGCTAGTTGGTGACGTTAGAAACAAAGTTTGCATTattgttgatgatttggtCGATACCTCTTACACCATTACTCGTGCAGCAAAACTTCTAAAGGATCAAGGTGCATCAAAAGTTTATGCATTAATAACACATGGTATTTTTTCAGGTGATGCCCTTTCAAGAATCCGTCAAAGTGCTATTGATAAATTAATTGTCTCTAATACAGTTCCCCAGCATGAAACTGTTGCATATTTGGGTAAAGATAAAGTTGACGTTATGGACgtatcaagaatttttgcGGAAGCAATCAGAAGAGTCCATAATGGTGAATCCATCTCTATGCTTTTTGAGCATGGATGGTAA
- the APM4 gene encoding Apm4p (highly similar to uniprot|Q99186 Saccharomyces cerevisiae YOL062C APM4 Clathrin associated protein medium subunit), translated as MINAIFIYSTRGELIVSKLFNNSLKRSISDIFRIQVINNLDVRSPILTLGSTTFHHIRSNGSDSLWIVTVSRTNANSGAIWEFLYKFNAILDAYDLTKEEKLKEDFMICYEILDVVIGAGGIPMDTELGSIASKISVKPPKSGGTSSEPKSSTVANFPGSNLSTSNLSMPKFLTRNNRSMSQDLGTNYPSNFPWRPNGIKYKKNEVFLYVNEKINILVSRDGSILKAYVDGTIDMTTHLSGTPICQFGLNDSPSVEFGDSLWLDTQEFHNKKAVPKAAAGSVMLEDCKFHQCVSLDKFNKERIIKFVPPDGNMELMKYCVRDNLNLPFKITPVVTPCGSTVEYRITLKSLFPNKLSAKDVALHIPVPPGTVDCKINISNGKCKFESEENAMVWRFNKYHGLTENTLSAVTVPTSDTTQLTLQQWPRPPMSLGFEIMMFSNSGLVVRYFRVSDKDEKYRVVKWIKYISKSGSYEVRY; from the coding sequence ATGATTAATGCGATCTTCATATATTCTACTCGTGGAGAACTAATAGTGTCTAAACTGTTCAATAATTCCTTGAAGAGGTCTATAAGTGATATCTTTAGAATCCAGGTGATTAACAATCTAGATGTAAGGTCTCCGATCTTGACCCTAGGCTCTACAACATTCCATCACATTAGATCAAACGGTAGCGACAGTCTTTGGATAGTGACAGTAAGCAGAACTAATGCTAATAGTGGAGCCATTTGggaatttctttacaaatttAATGCAATTTTAGATGCCTATGATCTAACCAAGGAGGAGAAGTTGAAAGAAGACTTTATGATATGttatgaaattttggaCGTTGTAATAGGAGCCGGTGGTATACCGATGGATACGGAATTAGGATCTATTGCCTCTAAAATCTCAGTTAAACCACCTAAGAGTGGGGGTACTTCAAGCGAACCAAAATCATCGACTGTAGCTAATTTCCCAGGTTCCAATTTGAGTACTTCAAATTTGTCTATGCCCAAATTTTTGACACGAAATAATAGATCAATGTCCCAAGATTTGGGTACCAATTATCCATCCAATTTTCCCTGGAGACCTAACGGtatcaaatacaaaaagAATGAAGTGTTTCTCTACGTcaatgaaaagatcaatatCTTGGTTTCCAGAGACGGATCTATCTTAAAGGCGTATGTGGATGGTACAATTGACATGACTACACACTTGAGTGGGACCCCCATCTGTCAATTCGGACTTAATGATTCACCAAGTGTAGAATTTGGCGATTCACTTTGGTTAGATACACAAGAATTTCACAATAAGAAAGCTGTACCCAAAGCGGCCGCTGGTAGTGTTATGCTGGAAGATTGCAAGTTTCATCAATGCGTTTCACTCGATAAATTCAATAAGGAAAGAATCATTAAGTTTGTCCCCCCAGATGGAAACATGGAGCTTATGAAATACTGCGTTCGtgataatttgaatttaCCATTTAAGATCACACCCGTTGTTACCCCATGTGGATCGACCGTGGAATACAGGATCACACTGAAATCTTTGTTCCCCAACAAATTATCAGCTAAGGATGTTGCACTTCATATACCAGTACCACCAGGTACTGTAGATTGTAAGATTAATATATCCAATGGTAAATGCAAATTCGAATCGGAAGAGAATGCTATGGTCTGGAGGTTTAACAAGTACCATGGACTCACAGAAAATACGCTCAGCGCAGTTACAGTGCCTACAAGTGATACTACTCAATTGACACTGCAACAGTGGCCAAGGCCACCAATGTCCTTAGGTTTTGAAATCATGATGTTCAGTAATTCAGGATTAGTTGTGCGTTATTTCAGGGTATCGGATAAGGACGAGAAGTACCGTGTGGTTAAATGGATTAAATACATCTCGAAGTCAGGATCATATGAAGTGAGATACTGA
- the MRX9 gene encoding Mrx9p (weakly similar to uniprot|Q7LHC7 Saccharomyces cerevisiae YDL027C Hypothetical ORF), translating to MGDDGTLHLDINSLIHELHISPGFKVEMHSMMLRPGIGLGFIPRENPFLLAKGLTSLRPAVPVVMTRKLCHLTRSPSPIVPPRYTRLNTIRFNKLSPSIFSRNFHFTSVRRSGRYPFGNRPPLRVFKISPLVIFLASIGALTVFFLILPFMLTFFLPLFVVGISVYQFRKWKNNTLFDQLLNGLKKSEMRLNSQTLNAMYVKSISKFFDAAQNPNAGVFEEIFKGVDAKMKRDGIWPNANNVSEADRLLSFVQSRVMEAIKSDEQGIRTYFLGDDVSNWIKEGYDFELGSSDCRSFVRGFKNEIIFWIVYPIYLKSSTHPKRHLADVSVAVLQGHHAERNNYDFFLVQTNLIRQNAKCNMAISVKSTSSILPKQFVIIDGGESGDFWTKYDVHENSDGHTEYTIRNTD from the coding sequence ATGGGCGATGACGGAACTTTGCACTTAGATATAAACTCTCTTATACATGAACTTCACATATCGCCAGGTTTTAAAGTCGAGATGCATTCAATGATGTTGAGACCAGGCATTGGATTAGGGTTCATTCCTCGTGAGAACCCGTTCCTTCTAGCCAAAGGTCTCACTTCACTGCGACCTGCAGTCCCCGTAGTCATGACAAGAAAACTATGCCATTTAACAAGATCACCATCCCCAATAGTTCCTCCAAGATACACAAGGCTCAATACTATTAGATTCAATAAGTTGTCACCCAGCATTttctcaagaaattttcattttacCAGTGTTAGGAGAAGTGGCAGATACCCCTTTGGAAACCGACCCCCCTTAAGAGTGTTTAAAATATCGCCCTTAGTGATATTCCTTGCTAGTATTGGTGCGTTGACCGTATTTTTCCTAATACTACCATTTATGTTGACTTTCTTCCTGCCATTGTTCGTTGTAGGTATCAGCGTCTATCAGTTTCGCAAGTGGAAGAATAATACTTTGTTTGATCAATTACTCAATGGGTTgaaaaaaagtgaaatgAGATTGAACTCTCAGACTTTGAATGCCATGTATGTGAAATCTATTAGTAAATTTTTTGATGCTGCTCAAAATCCCAACGCTGGTGTATTTGAggaaatcttcaaaggtGTTGATgcaaagatgaaaagagatGGTATCTGGCCTAATGCAAATAACGTATCAGAGGCAGATAGACTATTATCCTTTGTACAGAGTCGTGTCATGGAAGCGATTAAGAGTGATGAGCAAGGCATTAGAACCTATTTCTTGGGAGATGACGTCTCAAATTGGATTAAGGAAGGCTATGATTTTGAACTAGGCTCTAGCGATTGTAGGTCCTTTGTTCGTGGTTTCAAAAACGAAATTATATTCTGGATAGTTTACCCCATATATTTGAAATCGTCAACTCATCCAAAAAGGCATTTAGCAGACGTCTCGGTAGCTGTTCTTCAAGGTCATCATGCTGAAAGAAACAACTACGATTTTTTCCTAGTGCAAACGAATCTAATCAGACAAAATGCTAAGTGTAATATGGCTATATCAGTGAAATCTACAAGTAGCATTTTGCCCAAACAATTTGTCATTATTGATGGAGGCGAGTCAGGGGATTTCTGGACCAAGTACGATGTCCATGAGAACTCTGATGGCCACACAGAATACACCATCAGAAATACTGACTGA